In Exiguobacterium sp. 9-2, the genomic window CTTCGGCGCCGTGTCGACACGGTCTCTCCAGAAGCTGCTCCTGCCATAGTGTGACCCATGACAATCATAGCTTTCTCTTTATTTGATTATCCGATGCGTCGCTGCATCGATGAATTGTTTCTAATTTTAGTAATCTCGACAGCATTTGTCAACGCCTTTTTCAAAATCATTTTTCAATCTATGAAAAGGACTTTACCATCTTTTCCAGAAATCATACAGCACCACTTGATCATGAAAGGATGAAACATTCATGTCGACGATTTACTTGATTCGTCACTGTGAAACGACCGGTCAGGCACCTGATGCCCCATTAACACCTGGTGGAGAAGAACAGGCACGACGACTGTGCACGCAGTTACTTGAGCTTCCGATTACACATCTTATTTCGAGTCCGTATCGCCGTGCGCTCGATTCGATTCAACCACTTGCGACTGCCCTGAAACTTCCCATTACACGGGAGGATGCTTTGAAAGAACGACAGTTAAGTGCTGTTCCACTTGACGATTGGCAGGATCATCTCCGACAAACGTTCGTCGATCCAGACTATACGTGTCCTGGTGGTGAATCTAGCCGAATAGCAACTGAGCGTATCACGCGTGTCGTCGATGAAGCGTTGCAACAGCATGATGGATCCATTCTCGTGACACACGGGAATTTGTTGTCTTTATATTTGCATTCGATCGATCCAACATTTGGATTCCAAGAAAGCTTACAGCTCAAAAATCCGGATATTTTTAAGGTGACACGTATTCAAAAACAAACAATTATAGAACACTTGGTAGCCTTTTGAAATTCTATTTATCTTAGGCATATGAACCGATAGAATCTATTTTTTATTTATAAAAAGCATAAGAACTATCTATTTTACTTCCCTTCGAAACGGCTTTATATTAAACGAATTGATAACAAAAATTAAGTAGTTTTAGATTCATGTATGAAGCGGAACTTCGAAAATCTGCTTAATCAATCAACAAGCCCTTCCGGATCACCGGAAAGGCTGTCTTTATACTTCATTATGAGCACCATAGCTATGGCGAAGGGCAAACAACAGTCGAATCAATGGTTCATGATAGCCGATAAACCATCCTTCTTCGATCCCGTTGATGATGGCCTCTTCTGTCATCCAAGCGACACGCTGAACTTCTTCTTCCTGTAGTGTCAGCGTCGTCAGATCCACTTCTTGTTCGACGAGATAATAATCATCAAAACCGATTTCAAACGGAATCGTCAGATGCGGACGGACGCCCGTAAAATCGATGTCGAGTCCAAGCTCTTCCGACAATTCCCGTTGCGCCGCCATCTGACTCGTATCCCCGCTGATCGCACTGCCCCCGACTGTCAGATCCCACATGTTCGGCCAACCGGATTTGAACGGTTGCCGTTGTTGGACGAGCATCTCTCCCTTGGCGTTAAAAACACAGACGTGAATCGTCATGTGATAATCGCCAGCTGTATGTGGCGTTCCCCGTGTCC contains:
- a CDS encoding histidine phosphatase family protein; translation: MSTIYLIRHCETTGQAPDAPLTPGGEEQARRLCTQLLELPITHLISSPYRRALDSIQPLATALKLPITREDALKERQLSAVPLDDWQDHLRQTFVDPDYTCPGGESSRIATERITRVVDEALQQHDGSILVTHGNLLSLYLHSIDPTFGFQESLQLKNPDIFKVTRIQKQTIIEHLVAF
- a CDS encoding NUDIX hydrolase; the protein is MEQWDVYTADRKKTGRLWTRGTPHTAGDYHMTIHVCVFNAKGEMLVQQRQPFKSGWPNMWDLTVGGSAISGDTSQMAAQRELSEELGLDIDFTGVRPHLTIPFEIGFDDYYLVEQEVDLTTLTLQEEEVQRVAWMTEEAIINGIEEGWFIGYHEPLIRLLFALRHSYGAHNEV